In the genome of Myroides phaeus, one region contains:
- a CDS encoding GLPGLI family protein encodes MRIQLSFIQILFICLSFNLFAQKPNQNILVEYESFINNKIVNQDNPLMLISNLDYAFLYQKKHLDVGIENYPFEQTYIDFKKQEYLSLAQLDLKSRIKTTATNSYTNFLLSRETKKIAGYTCKKATIEINSNKYTLWYTDVIKAKGSPLLLGANLGLVLEIDRNGTYKITAKKITQNLSIDINPYLKLEGSEMVDLKLYQKKLWESRFKTIPLFENDLVNYSDTLINKPNLLRFAKGTLLVTKVKFPKINNTDQVFVNLTEQSNGDAYDRTGSLFLIPYYHEISLMDALERGLDILPVYQNKESSNKYQGVVATNNYTPPIELMRFFTPFGVKGFNHIEVLDYQWQEKAFYRQEITEFAPLISNSEWYIGVYIGNYDKGGHKISADITIHPNGSKQSEVINMMPLFNTTNVMEMAGQNYPTMFSSSEGLKIEFTATTDMKNVRLRYIATGHGGWANGDEFNPKPNTILLNNTKVLDYLPWRQDCGSYRDYNPASGNFETGLSSSDLSRSNWCPGTITPPIWIPLGDIPKGTHTLQIKIPMGKPEGKSFSYWNISGVLFSE; translated from the coding sequence ATGAGAATACAATTAAGTTTTATTCAAATACTATTTATTTGTCTATCATTCAATTTATTTGCACAAAAACCTAACCAAAATATATTAGTTGAATACGAAAGCTTTATAAATAATAAAATTGTTAATCAAGACAATCCACTTATGCTTATTAGCAATTTAGATTACGCTTTTTTATATCAGAAAAAGCACCTTGATGTAGGTATTGAGAATTATCCGTTCGAACAAACTTATATTGATTTTAAAAAGCAAGAATACTTATCCCTTGCTCAACTTGATTTAAAGTCAAGAATCAAAACAACAGCAACTAATAGCTATACTAATTTTCTACTGAGTAGAGAAACTAAAAAAATTGCAGGATACACTTGTAAAAAAGCAACAATAGAAATAAACTCCAACAAGTATACGTTATGGTATACTGATGTAATTAAAGCTAAAGGGAGTCCATTATTATTAGGGGCTAACTTAGGGCTTGTATTGGAAATAGACAGAAATGGTACTTATAAAATAACCGCTAAGAAAATAACTCAAAACCTTTCTATAGATATCAATCCGTATCTAAAATTAGAGGGAAGCGAAATGGTAGACCTAAAGCTTTACCAAAAGAAATTATGGGAAAGTAGATTCAAAACAATTCCTCTTTTTGAAAATGACCTTGTTAATTATTCTGACACTCTAATAAACAAACCTAACTTACTACGATTTGCTAAAGGAACACTTCTCGTAACTAAAGTAAAATTCCCTAAAATAAATAATACAGATCAAGTATTTGTAAACCTTACAGAACAATCAAACGGTGATGCTTATGATAGAACTGGTAGTCTATTTTTGATACCTTATTATCATGAAATATCATTGATGGATGCTTTGGAAAGAGGCTTAGATATTTTACCTGTTTATCAAAACAAAGAGTCTTCTAATAAATATCAAGGAGTCGTTGCTACAAACAACTATACTCCTCCAATTGAGCTAATGCGATTCTTTACTCCTTTTGGAGTAAAAGGTTTTAATCATATTGAAGTATTAGATTACCAATGGCAAGAGAAGGCTTTTTACAGACAAGAGATTACAGAGTTTGCTCCACTTATAAGCAATAGTGAATGGTATATTGGTGTATATATTGGAAACTACGACAAAGGAGGTCATAAAATAAGTGCAGATATAACAATTCACCCTAACGGAAGTAAACAAAGTGAGGTAATTAATATGATGCCTCTTTTCAATACAACAAATGTAATGGAGATGGCAGGGCAAAACTACCCTACAATGTTTTCAAGTTCAGAAGGTCTTAAAATAGAATTCACAGCTACAACAGACATGAAGAATGTGCGTTTACGCTACATTGCAACAGGTCACGGTGGTTGGGCAAATGGAGATGAGTTTAATCCTAAACCAAACACAATCCTTTTAAACAACACTAAAGTTCTTGATTATTTACCGTGGCGACAAGATTGTGGTTCTTACAGAGATTACAATCCCGCTTCAGGTAATTTTGAGACGGGACTATCCTCATCTGATTTAAGTAGATCAAACTGGTGTCCTGGCACTATTACTCCACCTATTTGGATTCCGTTAGGTGATATCCCAAAAGGGACACATACCTTGCAAATCAAAATTCCAATGGGCAAACCAGAAGGAAAAAGTTTCAGTTACTGGAATATATCAGGTGTATTATTTAGCGAATAA
- a CDS encoding TonB-dependent receptor translates to MIKQLVLLLLPLVMSAQVVEIRGIVVNEKKVPIHGVNVFLEGTYDGALSNQKGEFVFQTEKESIEGLLQFRHALYLDNSTVVNLSDDTKEIYVLFSKNNVLENIQIQVGGIKALGRDKVTAFTSLDAVTTAGSPGDIMAIMSTMPGAQVNSEDGRLMIRGGRAEETGIFVNGLRVRQPYTFSTGDFPVRSKYSPFLFKGMSFSTGAYSAEYGNALSGILELNTSDDIENNRTDLSLSSVGLSLAKSHQWNKNSLAVSLGYLDLRPYMSIIPQKFDMIRPYKGLSGEISFKRELKKGIYKLYASMDLSKTQFAKENNFNQDIDSIGFTGKNLYLNSHYSTKLNPFLKLEIGTGFGYTELKNNYRDLVHQENGWDLHQKVKLYYKWSNKIGFNVGIEGFLEQASNEDSNVNKTREFNTVNNTYAAFIENTWSLSSRFSLRSGIRTNWNNQVNEFVIEPRFAFAYQMTNNAQVSLAYGKFNQTNDLQYLRSISKPDWLKSTHYAINYTYNKNKQTFRAEVFYKKYANLMQYHGTLDNIKIANTGSGYAKGIDVFWKDDKSIKNVTYWISYSFLDSERREFYWDKQIQPSYVAKHNVSFVLKYWIDDWKSMVGITNTFTTGRRFYNPYELDYIQHKANDVNKLSLSWSYLLSSQKILFFSVENIFGQDPVYAYEFSSQYPSVQPVGITSAAKRFVFVGFFWTISSNKKINQLDNL, encoded by the coding sequence ATGATAAAACAGTTGGTCTTATTGTTATTGCCATTAGTAATGTCTGCACAAGTAGTAGAAATAAGGGGTATTGTAGTTAATGAAAAAAAAGTACCTATTCACGGGGTTAATGTATTTCTTGAAGGAACTTATGACGGGGCATTGTCTAATCAAAAAGGAGAGTTTGTTTTTCAAACAGAAAAGGAAAGTATAGAAGGCTTGCTTCAATTTAGGCATGCCTTGTATTTAGATAATAGTACGGTGGTAAATCTTTCGGATGATACGAAAGAAATATATGTGCTGTTTTCTAAAAACAATGTATTAGAGAATATACAAATTCAGGTAGGTGGTATAAAAGCCTTAGGGCGTGATAAGGTTACTGCATTTACTTCACTCGATGCTGTTACTACTGCGGGGAGTCCAGGTGATATAATGGCTATTATGAGCACAATGCCAGGTGCTCAAGTGAATAGTGAAGATGGCAGGTTAATGATTCGTGGAGGTAGGGCTGAAGAAACGGGCATTTTTGTCAATGGATTACGAGTAAGGCAACCTTATACTTTCTCGACAGGCGATTTTCCTGTACGAAGCAAGTATTCTCCTTTTTTATTTAAAGGAATGTCTTTTTCTACTGGAGCATATTCTGCAGAATATGGAAATGCTCTTTCGGGAATTTTAGAATTGAATACGAGTGATGATATTGAAAACAATAGAACGGACTTGTCCTTGTCTTCTGTAGGATTGAGTTTAGCAAAGAGCCATCAGTGGAATAAAAATTCTTTAGCGGTTAGCTTAGGGTATTTAGATTTGCGCCCTTATATGAGTATTATTCCACAGAAGTTTGATATGATTAGGCCATATAAGGGTTTGTCAGGAGAGATAAGCTTTAAAAGGGAATTGAAAAAAGGGATTTATAAGTTATATGCATCTATGGACTTATCGAAGACTCAATTTGCAAAAGAGAATAATTTTAATCAGGACATAGATTCAATTGGTTTTACAGGAAAGAATCTTTACTTGAATAGCCATTATAGTACTAAATTAAATCCATTTCTAAAACTTGAAATAGGAACGGGGTTTGGTTATACAGAACTAAAGAATAACTATAGGGATCTCGTTCATCAAGAAAACGGTTGGGATTTACATCAAAAAGTAAAGTTGTACTATAAGTGGAGTAATAAAATTGGGTTTAATGTTGGAATTGAAGGTTTTTTAGAACAAGCAAGTAATGAAGACTCTAATGTAAATAAAACGCGAGAATTTAATACTGTCAATAATACTTATGCTGCTTTTATAGAAAACACCTGGTCGCTTTCATCACGTTTTTCTTTAAGAAGCGGTATTCGTACTAATTGGAATAATCAAGTAAATGAATTCGTCATAGAACCACGGTTTGCCTTTGCTTATCAAATGACGAATAATGCACAGGTGTCTTTGGCTTATGGGAAATTCAATCAAACTAATGATTTGCAGTATTTAAGGTCTATTTCGAAGCCCGACTGGCTTAAGTCTACCCACTATGCTATAAACTATACTTACAACAAAAATAAACAAACGTTTCGTGCTGAGGTGTTTTATAAAAAGTATGCAAATCTTATGCAGTACCATGGTACACTTGATAATATCAAAATAGCAAATACTGGAAGTGGTTATGCAAAAGGAATAGATGTTTTTTGGAAAGATGACAAGTCTATTAAAAATGTTACTTATTGGATTAGTTATTCGTTTTTAGATTCAGAACGAAGGGAGTTTTATTGGGATAAACAGATACAGCCAAGTTATGTGGCTAAGCACAATGTATCGTTTGTTTTAAAATATTGGATTGATGATTGGAAATCAATGGTTGGTATTACCAATACATTTACGACTGGTAGGAGGTTTTATAATCCTTATGAATTAGACTATATACAGCATAAAGCAAATGATGTAAATAAGCTCAGTTTGAGTTGGTCTTATTTGCTATCAAGCCAAAAGATATTATTTTTTTCTGTAGAAAATATATTTGGACAAGATCCTGTTTACGCATATGAATTTTCATCTCAGTATCCATCTGTTCAGCCTGTAGGGATAACATCTGCTGCAAAGCGATTCGTATTCGTAGGATTCTTCTGGACAATTAGTAGTAATAAAAAAATAAATCAATTGGACAATCTGTAA
- a CDS encoding DUF2851 family protein: MKEAFLHYVWANQLFNSNELRTANNEKIIIYSIGIFTGLDGPDFFNAKLKIDEQVWAGNVEIHKCASEWYAHNHEKDNRYNNVILHVVWEYDMPVFRKDGTEIPVLILENYVNVKLVEKSNHLLLGRKPLKCEEFIKEIDALSWMSWRDRLFIERLEYKAKPIELLLAETNYHWEQVFFCFLARSFGLNSNGEVFFDAMRQLPVTIVYKQANSLIQIEALFFGVVGLLHTGDEVDDEYVKQLRSEWQFLKYKHNLKERPSGELQFFQLRPQNFPTIRLAQLASWYYHHKRVITQILEVTNIEELYRYFNVEISDYWQNHYVLNKESKRQVKRMTRSFIDLLIVNVILPMQIVYKRSKNIEDYDLAEIIEIGMNIQAEQNSIVSLFVKNNIKVENIVDSQALVHLKKKYCDEGRCLECIVGKRYLKQ; the protein is encoded by the coding sequence ATGAAAGAAGCATTCCTTCACTATGTGTGGGCAAATCAACTTTTTAACTCAAATGAGTTGCGCACTGCTAATAATGAGAAGATAATAATATATTCAATAGGAATATTTACGGGATTAGATGGTCCTGATTTTTTTAATGCTAAACTAAAAATAGATGAGCAAGTTTGGGCAGGTAATGTAGAAATTCATAAATGTGCTTCAGAATGGTATGCGCATAATCACGAGAAAGACAATCGTTATAACAATGTTATTCTACACGTAGTTTGGGAGTATGATATGCCTGTTTTTAGGAAAGATGGAACAGAGATTCCTGTTTTGATTTTAGAGAACTATGTAAACGTTAAACTTGTAGAGAAAAGTAATCATTTATTGTTAGGTAGAAAGCCTTTAAAATGTGAGGAATTTATTAAAGAGATTGATGCTTTGAGTTGGATGTCTTGGCGAGATAGATTGTTTATTGAACGGTTAGAGTATAAAGCAAAACCGATAGAGTTGTTGTTAGCAGAGACGAATTATCATTGGGAGCAAGTATTCTTTTGTTTTTTAGCGAGAAGTTTTGGTTTAAATTCTAATGGAGAGGTTTTTTTTGATGCAATGCGTCAATTGCCTGTGACTATAGTATACAAACAAGCTAATTCATTAATACAAATAGAGGCATTGTTTTTTGGTGTGGTTGGTTTATTGCATACAGGTGATGAGGTTGATGATGAGTATGTAAAGCAGTTAAGAAGTGAATGGCAATTTCTAAAGTATAAACATAATTTAAAAGAAAGACCAAGTGGTGAACTTCAGTTTTTTCAATTGCGCCCTCAAAACTTCCCTACTATTCGATTAGCACAATTAGCAAGTTGGTATTATCACCATAAGAGGGTTATTACGCAGATTTTAGAAGTCACTAATATAGAAGAATTATACCGTTACTTTAATGTTGAGATAAGTGATTATTGGCAGAATCATTATGTTTTGAATAAGGAAAGTAAAAGACAGGTAAAGCGGATGACAAGAAGTTTTATAGATCTATTAATAGTAAATGTAATTCTTCCTATGCAGATAGTATATAAGCGGAGTAAAAATATAGAAGATTATGATTTAGCTGAAATAATAGAGATAGGTATGAATATACAGGCTGAGCAAAATAGCATTGTAAGTTTGTTTGTAAAGAATAATATAAAAGTAGAAAATATTGTTGACAGTCAAGCGCTTGTTCATTTGAAGAAAAAGTATTGCGACGAGGGGAGGTGTTTAGAATGTATTGTTGGAAAGAGGTATTTGAAACAATAA
- a CDS encoding dicarboxylate/amino acid:cation symporter — MKKLLNNTIVRLLLGVIVGLIIGPYLTDGLLQVILSSRHVLGQIILFLVPLIILGFVVSSITKLNTNSTKVIGFSIVIAYLSSIGAGFFSSALGFNIIPHLEIANKANSLKELPAMLFKLDIPPVFGVMTSLTLALMIGIGILWTQSKPLEKAFDHFKDIVLLLVNRVLVPILPFYIMANFALLSYEGSIQSQLPVFLTVIIIVIIAHFVWLAFLYTIAGIYSKQNPWEVIKHYPPAYLTAVGTMSSAASLGMALQSAHKSKVLKPEITNFTIPFFSNIHLCGSVLTEVFFVMTVSQVLYGSVPDIGTMILFIVLLGIFAIGAPGVPGGTVMASLGIIASVLGFDDAGIALTLTIFALQDSFGTACNIAGDGALSLMVTKYSDNKQTA, encoded by the coding sequence ATGAAAAAATTACTTAACAATACAATTGTAAGATTACTTTTAGGAGTAATAGTTGGCTTAATCATTGGCCCTTACTTAACAGATGGTTTACTTCAAGTAATCTTATCTTCTCGCCACGTACTGGGACAAATTATCTTATTCTTAGTGCCATTAATTATCTTAGGTTTTGTTGTTTCATCAATTACAAAACTTAATACTAATTCGACTAAGGTAATTGGATTCTCCATCGTTATTGCTTATCTATCGAGCATAGGTGCCGGATTCTTTAGCTCGGCTTTAGGATTCAACATTATCCCTCATTTAGAAATAGCTAATAAAGCGAATAGCTTAAAAGAATTACCTGCTATGCTTTTCAAATTAGACATCCCTCCTGTTTTTGGAGTTATGACTTCTCTAACATTAGCACTTATGATTGGTATTGGAATTTTATGGACTCAATCAAAACCGTTAGAAAAAGCTTTCGATCATTTTAAAGATATTGTACTCCTATTGGTAAATAGAGTACTTGTTCCTATTTTACCTTTTTATATTATGGCAAACTTTGCCCTATTAAGTTATGAAGGTTCTATTCAATCACAGCTTCCTGTATTTTTAACAGTAATTATTATTGTAATTATAGCGCATTTTGTGTGGTTAGCATTTCTATACACTATCGCAGGAATCTATTCTAAACAAAATCCATGGGAAGTTATCAAACATTATCCACCTGCTTATTTAACAGCAGTAGGAACAATGTCGTCTGCGGCTTCTTTAGGTATGGCTTTACAATCTGCCCATAAAAGCAAAGTTCTAAAACCAGAAATCACTAACTTTACTATTCCATTCTTTTCAAATATTCACTTATGTGGTTCTGTTCTTACTGAGGTTTTCTTTGTAATGACAGTATCTCAAGTATTATATGGCTCAGTACCTGATATTGGTACAATGATTTTATTTATTGTACTTCTTGGAATATTTGCAATTGGAGCTCCTGGTGTACCGGGAGGAACAGTAATGGCTTCATTAGGAATCATCGCTTCTGTTTTAGGTTTTGATGATGCAGGGATTGCTTTAACATTGACTATTTTTGCATTACAAGATAGCTTTGGTACCGCTTGTAATATCGCAGGTGATGGGGCACTTAGTTTAATGGTAACAAAATATAGTGATAATAAACAAACAGCATAG
- a CDS encoding acyl-CoA dehydrogenase, which translates to MNFEYNETQAMIAQSIRDFAEQHIRPNIMEWDEAQIFPVDLFKKLGEMGFMGVLVPEEYGGSGLGYHEYITVVEEISKVDSSIGLSVAAHNSLCTNHILTFANEEQKKRWIPKLATGEWIGAWGLTEHNTGSDAGGMSTTAVKDGDHWVLNGAKNFITHAISGNVAVVIVRTGEKGDSHGMTAFVVEKGTPGFSSGKKENKLGMRASETAELIFDNCRVPDANRLGEVGEGFIQAMKVLDGGRISIGALSLGIAKGAYEAALKYSKERVQFGKPISSFQAIGFKLADMATEIEASELLLHKAAFLKNNNKPVTKLGAMAKMYASEVCVKVSNEAVQIHGGYGYTKDFPVEKFYRDSKLCTIGEGTTEIQKLVISRNILKD; encoded by the coding sequence ATGAATTTTGAATACAACGAAACTCAAGCAATGATTGCGCAATCAATCAGAGATTTTGCAGAACAACATATTCGTCCAAATATTATGGAATGGGACGAAGCACAAATATTCCCAGTAGACTTGTTTAAGAAATTAGGGGAAATGGGATTTATGGGTGTACTTGTACCAGAAGAATATGGAGGGTCTGGACTTGGGTATCATGAATATATCACGGTAGTTGAAGAGATTTCAAAAGTAGATTCATCAATCGGATTATCTGTAGCGGCGCATAATTCATTATGTACAAATCACATCTTAACTTTTGCCAATGAAGAACAAAAGAAAAGATGGATTCCAAAGTTAGCAACAGGAGAATGGATTGGTGCTTGGGGATTGACAGAACACAATACGGGTTCTGATGCAGGAGGTATGAGTACAACTGCAGTAAAAGATGGAGATCATTGGGTATTAAATGGAGCAAAAAACTTCATTACACACGCAATTTCTGGTAACGTAGCTGTAGTAATTGTACGTACAGGAGAAAAAGGAGATTCACACGGTATGACAGCATTTGTTGTTGAGAAAGGAACTCCAGGTTTTTCAAGCGGTAAAAAAGAGAACAAATTAGGTATGCGTGCTTCAGAAACAGCAGAGCTTATCTTTGATAATTGTCGCGTACCAGATGCTAACCGTTTAGGTGAAGTAGGAGAAGGGTTTATCCAAGCAATGAAAGTATTGGATGGTGGACGTATCTCTATTGGTGCTTTATCTTTAGGTATTGCTAAAGGAGCTTATGAAGCTGCTTTAAAATACTCAAAAGAAAGAGTTCAATTTGGTAAACCTATTAGCTCATTCCAAGCGATTGGATTCAAATTAGCTGATATGGCTACAGAGATTGAAGCTTCTGAGTTATTATTACACAAAGCTGCATTCTTAAAGAATAACAACAAGCCTGTTACTAAATTAGGAGCAATGGCTAAGATGTATGCATCTGAAGTATGTGTGAAAGTTTCTAACGAAGCAGTACAAATTCACGGAGGATACGGTTATACAAAAGACTTCCCAGTTGAGAAGTTCTACCGTGATTCTAAATTATGTACTATTGGTGAGGGAACTACAGAGATTCAAAAATTAGTAATCTCTCGTAATATCTTAAAAGACTAA
- a CDS encoding ComEA family DNA-binding protein, whose protein sequence is MLSSVKQKFYYYSKSQKRGLIILIVLLVIIQSSLLVLFLSIKRSGNRQDATFISSSYQSKVLLIDSLYQLQSFKQDTIYPFNPNFISDYKGFLFGMTKEEIDRLHQFRDKNLYVNSVREFQNVTQVSGEWLEKYSPYFKFPKWVNQQKGELKYEKKGDTKKDREEIIEPICINSATNDDLQKVRGIGPAYADRILKERARLGGFVSIEQLKFVKGIPEETVVELSKYFILKTSPAYTLLNINEATINQIKELPYMNYFIAREVVKYRSMNGDFVNKQDLVKIEKFPIDKVDIISLYLKFTN, encoded by the coding sequence ATGTTATCTTCTGTCAAACAAAAGTTTTACTATTATTCTAAATCTCAAAAAAGAGGACTAATAATATTGATTGTTTTATTGGTTATTATTCAAAGTAGTTTATTGGTTTTATTCTTGTCTATTAAGAGAAGTGGCAATAGACAAGATGCTACCTTTATTTCATCATCTTATCAATCTAAAGTTCTATTGATAGATAGTTTATATCAATTACAAAGCTTTAAACAAGATACTATATACCCTTTTAATCCTAACTTTATTAGTGATTATAAGGGTTTTTTATTTGGAATGACTAAGGAAGAGATAGATAGATTACATCAGTTTCGAGATAAAAATTTATATGTAAACTCAGTACGGGAGTTTCAGAATGTTACACAGGTATCAGGTGAGTGGTTAGAAAAATATAGTCCTTATTTTAAATTTCCTAAATGGGTTAATCAACAGAAAGGGGAATTAAAGTATGAGAAAAAAGGGGATACTAAAAAGGATAGAGAAGAGATTATTGAGCCAATTTGTATTAATTCTGCTACTAATGATGATTTACAAAAAGTAAGAGGAATTGGTCCTGCCTATGCAGATAGGATATTAAAAGAGAGAGCACGCTTAGGAGGATTTGTGTCAATTGAACAGTTAAAATTTGTAAAAGGTATACCAGAGGAGACAGTGGTAGAATTATCAAAATATTTCATATTAAAGACCTCTCCGGCATACACTTTATTGAATATAAATGAAGCTACAATTAATCAAATCAAAGAATTACCTTATATGAATTACTTTATAGCAAGGGAAGTTGTAAAGTATAGGAGTATGAATGGAGATTTTGTTAATAAACAGGATTTAGTGAAAATTGAGAAATTCCCTATTGACAAAGTAGATATAATTAGTTTATATTTGAAATTCACGAATTAA
- a CDS encoding sensor histidine kinase yields the protein MAIRNEQIEVALKQAEINSLKEQLSPHFLFNNLNVLISIIQEDPQKAEQFARSFTNIYRYVLEQIENSKTTVGEEMRFARDYMYLMNVRYENAIDFVVSKEVESFYNYSMPALAMQTILENIIKHNAIPTQGKLNVSISIVDNEFLVIKNDKLSKVEDTYSSKLGLRNLKSRYALEYDKEVLVENSEKYFMIKLPIEML from the coding sequence TTGGCAATTAGAAATGAGCAAATAGAAGTAGCTCTTAAGCAGGCTGAGATTAATAGTTTGAAAGAACAACTTTCTCCTCATTTTTTATTTAATAACTTAAATGTACTTATCAGTATTATACAGGAAGACCCACAGAAGGCAGAGCAATTTGCGCGATCTTTTACAAATATTTATCGCTATGTACTTGAACAAATCGAAAATAGTAAGACTACAGTAGGAGAGGAAATGAGATTTGCTCGTGATTATATGTATTTGATGAATGTTCGTTATGAAAATGCTATAGATTTTGTGGTATCTAAAGAAGTTGAAAGCTTCTATAATTATTCAATGCCTGCTTTAGCAATGCAAACTATTTTAGAAAATATTATAAAACATAATGCAATACCCACACAAGGCAAATTAAACGTTAGTATTAGTATAGTAGATAACGAGTTTTTAGTAATTAAGAATGATAAGCTGAGTAAGGTTGAGGACACCTATTCAAGTAAATTAGGATTGAGGAATTTAAAATCACGCTATGCTTTAGAGTATGATAAAGAAGTTTTAGTAGAAAATAGTGAGAAATATTTTATGATTAAGTTACCTATTGAAATGTTGTGA
- a CDS encoding dicarboxylate/amino acid:cation symporter, with amino-acid sequence MKKLLNNTIFRLLTGVVLGLIVGPYLTDGLLQIILSAKHILGQLILFLVPLIILGFIVSSIAKLDQNSSIIIGFSLIIAYASSVGAGLFSASLGYNILPWIDVPKSTSTLNELPAMLFKLDIPPIFDVMTSLVLALMLGLGILWIQSKELEKAFDHFREIVLLLVNRVLVPLLPLYIACNFALLSYRGSIQSQLPVFIKVIAIVIVAHVVWIAILYTIAGLYARKNPWEVLKHYGPTYLTALGTMSSAASLGVALQSAHKSKILKPEVSNFTIPFFSNIHLCGAMITETFFVMTVSLVLYGHLPDVTTLILFIVLLGIFALGAPGVPGGALMASLGLITQLLGFDDAGIALTLTIFALQDSFGTACNIVGDGALSLMVTTFHDKQHKKREAN; translated from the coding sequence ATTAAAAAACTTTTAAACAATACCATATTCAGATTATTAACTGGCGTTGTATTAGGACTTATTGTAGGTCCTTATCTAACGGATGGATTACTGCAAATAATTCTTTCAGCAAAACATATATTAGGCCAGCTAATCTTATTCTTAGTCCCCTTAATCATTTTAGGTTTTATTGTTTCCTCTATTGCTAAATTAGATCAAAACTCTTCGATCATTATCGGATTTTCATTAATCATTGCTTACGCTTCAAGCGTAGGAGCCGGATTATTTAGTGCTTCTTTAGGATATAATATACTTCCATGGATAGATGTTCCTAAATCTACTTCTACATTAAATGAATTACCTGCTATGCTTTTCAAATTAGACATTCCTCCTATATTCGATGTAATGACTTCTTTGGTATTAGCCTTGATGCTTGGTTTAGGAATTTTATGGATACAGTCTAAAGAATTAGAAAAAGCCTTTGATCACTTTAGAGAAATCGTTCTTTTACTTGTAAATAGAGTTCTTGTTCCACTTCTCCCCCTATACATCGCCTGTAACTTTGCATTACTTAGCTATAGAGGCTCAATACAATCACAGTTACCTGTTTTTATCAAAGTAATTGCTATTGTTATTGTTGCTCACGTTGTTTGGATTGCGATCTTATATACTATAGCAGGCTTATATGCGCGTAAAAATCCTTGGGAAGTATTAAAGCATTATGGCCCTACTTACTTAACAGCATTAGGAACAATGTCATCTGCGGCCAGTTTAGGGGTTGCATTACAATCTGCTCACAAAAGTAAAATATTGAAACCTGAGGTATCTAACTTTACAATACCTTTCTTTTCTAACATTCACTTATGTGGAGCTATGATAACAGAAACATTCTTTGTAATGACAGTTTCCTTAGTTTTATACGGCCATCTACCAGATGTAACTACACTAATTCTATTTATAGTATTATTAGGAATATTTGCTTTAGGGGCACCTGGAGTACCAGGAGGTGCGTTAATGGCTTCTCTCGGGTTAATTACTCAATTATTAGGATTTGACGATGCAGGAATAGCCTTAACACTGACCATTTTTGCACTACAAGATAGTTTTGGTACTGCTTGCAACATTGTAGGAGATGGAGCACTTAGTTTAATGGTAACAACATTTCACGATAAACAGCATAAAAAAAGGGAAGCTAATTAG
- a CDS encoding PspC domain-containing protein, whose amino-acid sequence MITNLRHFFERYGFKVSTRVADRLGMRATSVRLFFIYLSFFTLGLAFALYVTLAFFAKIKDFFYTKRTSVFDL is encoded by the coding sequence ATGATAACCAACTTACGTCACTTTTTTGAAAGATATGGATTTAAAGTTTCTACGCGTGTTGCAGATAGACTTGGAATGAGGGCCACAAGTGTTAGATTGTTTTTTATATATCTTTCTTTTTTTACATTAGGTTTAGCTTTTGCATTATATGTTACATTAGCATTCTTCGCTAAAATAAAGGACTTTTTTTACACTAAGAGAACATCCGTTTTTGATTTGTAA